In Neodiprion virginianus isolate iyNeoVirg1 chromosome 6, iyNeoVirg1.1, whole genome shotgun sequence, the genomic window aattgatatttgCCCATTTTGGAACAGATAAAATTACACAGTGTAATTACAgattgatgttacacatcgAGAAGCTAAAAGTCGAAGCTAATAATGATGCCAACTAGaagtaatttctttttctatttaatGCAGGTACCAATCTAtgacaaaattatattatcgCGGAGCTAAGGCTGCAATTGTCTGTTACGATGTGACAAATTTAGAGTCTTGGGAGAGGGCAAAATACTGGGTTAGAGAACTCAGGAGCGTAGAAGAGACATGCGTTGTATACCTTTGCGGAACAAAAAAGGATATTCTAGACGAGGGTAAGACAGCAACCCCTGATCTGGAAATTGTGGAAAGATACGCAGCTGGAATTCAATGCAAATTCTATTTAGTATCCAACAAAACTGGAGAGAAAACGTGTAAGTTCCAAAGCATACCACAGGGAATAGCTAGATAGGAAATCTTAGACTGTTGAAATAGAAACATTTGAAGTTTTCGAATTTAAGACACATAAATTTTGTTACTAATTACGTagcatgaaattttaaattttcaaactagCACTTTTTTTATCGCTCAGACATCATGTTAATCACTTTCTTTATAATCCAACAGCCGAATTATTTGATGAAATATCCAAAGACTACATCTCAGATCCGGACAATCTACATTCAGTTATGGAGGCAATTACTTTGACTGCAAATTCAAAGACAGATTCTCGCTGCTGTCCAATAGATTGACtggatgaaataaaacatgaCATTAAAGGTTTTTAGATGATTTGATGATGTGAACAACTTATGCGCTACTCCGAGTTAATGTTGAAAGCACTGATTTTTGCCCaagcttaaatttataatgtttttttttatgtacaggTACGTGtattgtatgtacatacatgagatgaagaattattttcgtaaaataaGTATGTATACCCAGCGTTATTCTGTAAGTACATGTAGTCGGTAATTGACCTTACATAGATTTATGCACTTGAACAAAAGTTGCTTGTGATATTTTCAACTATACCAAATTGCAGTGCCAGCGGCAGTGTAATCGAATAGATTTACAATGTATATCATTCAACGTCATTTGATTATTAACTTTTTTATGTACAGATTTCAGTATCTAATACTGACTGCTTTGTAAGGATTTCAGTAAAGGCATATACTAGGTTCGGTAAAATTGCGACAAAtattatttgagaaaatgatttGAAGTAAGAAGAATGTTCAAAGCAGTGTGCTCGATGAATTTTGTGCAAAAATATCTAGCAGCTTCATTTGCTTTGAAAAGAATTACATCAACCATTTTAGTGAGTACGTGCCGAGTAAAATAAAGATTCTCTAAATACTCCGTGTTATATTCCTAATGAGGTAATTGTTACCGTCTTGATACAAACTATATAGTTACTTTGATAGTTACCCGACACTTTCTAGACCACGGAACAAGTTTGGTTCTCATTCCTATTTATGTCGATGCCAGATGAACAAATTCATTCGccatattttgaaatcaacAGCGTTGCAAAATATTAGATCATCTTTTACCATTAATCAATTAGAATCTGTATCTTGAGTAATATCAATTTGTGAATTGTGTTCCACATTGACCAATAATTATTGGATTCTTTTGTAGGGAAAAGAAATGTTCAATGctatttgaatcaaatctttcATCGAATATTGCATTATCTTATAATAAAACTTGCGTTACTCTGTTTTTGTGAGCTAAAACTCTGTTCGCAAATTTAAGAAGCTTTAACGCTTGCTTTTGAAATTTACACAAAGTTCGTGTGAATACTCaatattacaattacattatatttttatctactTCATTTAAAATTACGATTGCTGGATTTTACAAATTAAACGTACGATTTTGCTAACATTTTATTATAAGTCAGTTATTACTTATCAAAATTAAACTCAATAACTGTTGATTTCATATGTGTAGTCTCCTATGGAACGTTGAACTAACCAGTAGTGTTTTGTAATAAGAATATCTGTACATAACTGATTTATACGCATCTCGAACCTGatttcgttattttgcaattcgaaagagaaaataagaaatttgcATCCGCTCAATCCTTATAATTTTACTTCTTTACCTCTGCAATGAGTTTAAACTTTTAAATTTATACTGGTGACTACTGCTTCAAAATAATTAGAATATAAAACCTTCCTCACCATTATTCATGTTGACTTTTACATTAGAGTACACTGAACTTAtaaagaaatttgataataaaatctttccaataaaatttttcttatttgttaCCTACGTTTTCATATTCAGAATTAACATATTCACTCATTCATCTCTGTGAAATAGTAATATTGGATAATTAAcgttttaatttaatttttccagttCGAAAATCATAACTATATTTTAAAATACCTTGTTTGTACGTCGACATGATAAAACATGTTGATCCCTGCCTGAGGTAATATTCTACTGAAATGACCCATAATATTCGAATCACAGTTGTATAAGAATCATGTTACGCAATTTGCTTATTacttaaaattcattttattagtAACATTCATTCATAGATACGTTCAGACTAGTACAATAGACagttattgaataatttatacaacGTACCGTTTATGCTGGTTCATAAATAGCCACATGGGGGAAATATtctaatgataataataccCGGATCTCACGCTGAAGCAATATCATACTCCACAGATTACTTAGCCTTGCCTTGGGCAGCGACCGCAGCTATTGCTGCTTTAACAGTCTCCTCATCGCCAAGGAATTTCATCGATACAATAGGTTTGAAATTCTCATCCAGTTCGTAGACAAATGGAATTCCCGTCGGTAGATTGAGACCCATAATTTGTTCATTGCTAAGTtctaagagaaaaaaaatcccacaACTATTATCATTTTGTTCCACCACTGAGCTTGATCATTCTTCTGATGGCATACAAATTCAACAAAGAGATATTTACCATCAAGATGCTTCACAATACCACGCAGACTATTCCCATGTGCAGCTATGATGatcttctttccttccttaAGCTGAGGAATGATGGTGTTGTTCCAATAGGGAAGAGTTCTTTCAATTGTTAGTTTCAAAGACTCAAATTTAGGGAATTCCTCGGGCTTGGGTTCCGCAGCATACCTTGGGTCTTTGACAATAGTTTCGTAGTATTTGTGATCGGGTTCCATGGGAGGTGGCGGAGTATCAAACGACCTTCTCCAAATCTGAACCTGTGCCTCGCCGTACTTGGCTGCTGTTTCAGCTTTGTTCATTCCGGTAAGTCCTCCGTAGTGGCGCTCGTTGAGACGCCATGTTTTTTCAGTTGGCAAATTCTCCTGGCCAATTTCTTTTAGTATAGCTTGAAGCGTCGTCTGGGCCCGAGTAAGCATCGACGTGTGAGCTACGTCAAAGGTGTAACCCTCCGCCTTGAGAGCTTTTCCAGCAGCAACCGCTTCGCTCTTTCCTTAAATTTGGTTTAAACATCTTATATTGcgataaattttgtttcaccgAGCGATTCAATTGATCAGGAATCAGTTCTACGTGAAATGTATATGCGATATCGGCAATAAGTAAGGTACAGGTAAATCGATAATCTGTTCGAAAAACAGGCCAGTATCGAGATGGCGTaatctaataaaaataaataggaAGCAAGTTTTCAGTCGTGTTGCCGCGTTATTGCAGAAGACGCTTATGTGTTTGACAAATCAGAGTGATCGACCTTTTGCCCTTGAGGAACCGACATGCCCGTACCCAACCGCCATTGAAAAAGTTAAAGCCGGAGTCTTACAATCCGCTTCTCCTTTAGTAGTGAAAATGCAATTAGTTCCTTACCCTTCTCTGATAAACCAGCGTCGAACCATCCGCAGAAAAGATTGAGCTGATTCCATTCGCTCTCGCCGTGGCGAACCATTACAATTCTGTACTTGGACATTGTGGCGGCGCAAGAACAATTCAGATCGCGTGTGTACCGCACGAATTTACTCGGTGAACTGATGGTAGCGATTGGTAGCGATGGTACTGCGGCCACTACGCGGAGCAGCCGGAGAAGGGGAGAAGGTTTCATCCTCAGGGGGGATAATAGGCGCCTTCCCACCTTCGCGGCTTTCGATCAGAGTCGTAGGTGCGGACATGTCAGCGCGGCCCTGTGCCAGTATTCTAATTCCGATTCCCAAGATTTGCGGATGGTAAAATGTACGTACGTTTTTCCGTTAACTGCTTTTACAAAATCAGAGATTCAGTGTTACGCGATGTGCGCTTACTTGCGTTAAAACAATTTGACTAAGAGCTGTTGACATAATGTATTTAACAAGTTGTCGCAGTTTCATATTTGAGCTACGAACACCTTGAAATTGAGTTAAAATCTTGTGCAAGAAATTTGAGATCTCTAGCTTTGTTCATATATTTACATTCCCAAATAATCTTGATAattcttatcaatttttcgtctAGTCAATGTATCTCTGGCAACTTTGTTAAGATAAAGTTTAGTTCGTGACGATATATCAATCCCGTCATGGAATTAGTGTAGGTAATTTCCAAGCTATGATTTTATCAATGTGAGGATTATGGTATAAAAACGATGTGTAAATTGTCTTGACTTTTAATATCATAAGCACATCGGTGTATTGTGGGTTGCCGATCCACAAAACCACAGGCGTTGTTTACAgcgaattttggaaaattaccAATCACTCAGACGACACACAGCCAAAAATGATACAAAATGCGATGCCAAGTTAAGTTTCAAGTTAAGGATTCCTCCTAGACATTGAATATTGGAATTTCTATTCATCGTCTTTTATATGACTTTTGAGAGATTTTCGTTGCTGCTATGTTTTGATACGGTTTCCATACATCTACAAGAAAGCACAGAATTTGATTTATCAACCCTGCCAGGAAATGCATGtattttgtcaaattgcagTCTTTGAGCATTAATAGGGCATAAATATTCATTCTTAATAAAAATGCATTACCtaatttcgaaattgataCCAAATGTTAAGTATAATTTACCTCATTCGTATTGAATCGCCATGGAAGATGACACACGTCATATATAACGTTAATTACGACCTAGCGCCTCTGTTGGACTTTTCCAAAGCTTGATGTAAATATGGATgcaagtgaatttttttatggacCTAGTGATATAGTTGTCATAGCTTTGTAGCCGGGGGTATTTAATACGTTGACTCTTAATGGTGTCTCGACAAGCCGGACCCATCTTTATTGAACCCCACGTGGTGCTTTCGGAAATGAATCAGTTGAAAGCTTATGGATCATAAATAAGTAAAACTAAAACTGATAGAAGTGATTGAAgccaaataaaaatgaattgtcGAATGAAGTATAaactattaaaaaataaataaacacgtAGTACATTGGTATTTACCTTAACGGGACATAATCAAGAAGAAATAAGACTTTGTAACCATCGTGCtcacagtaaaaaaaaaggaaaaagaagaaccaTCGTGCTATCCTCCGTGATATGGGGTGACAAGCTGGTAGGTTAAGTCTCTTTATCACTCAACGGTacacgatttaaaaaattatcgtctaACGTTAAGTTGTCCGTGCAGATATTAtctaaaaattgcaaagtaaATTCGCAATAAATTTGTACTGTACATGTAGCACACGATTTATAATCACAGTTCCAATTTGCAACTGTCCTATTTTACAAGCTATTAAGTACGCACcgtttttcatcatcatcgtgATTATTCTTTTCGATTCGCAGAGAACTACTTCAATTTAAACTAAACCGCTAATCAATAATTGATCAATACCAGCACTAGCGAATTGAAAACGGGGTTGTTTACCGGCGTCTAATTCAACGTCATTTCATCGTCGAGAGAAGCGGTCAATCaattacatacgtatacggCGTATGCAGAGAAAGCTCGAAATAAGATTTGTCAAGTCATGTCAAATATCCTTTAGTCATCTTACGTCACCGATACGTCTAGCGGCCGAATAAGATATAAATGCCGACGTCTTAAGATACGCGTCAATTTCGCACACAGTTTTTGCATTGAGCGTTAGGACGTCATTGATCATTAATCTATTTTACCGTGACGTAAGAAGTTTACGcgaaatttacattttaagGTGATTAATACAAATTCCCcccaaaaaaatataactgaACAGAACTGTGTTTTAGATCCCGatatcaatatatatacaagaaTTAACTGTTTATTTAACCTGTCTCTCAATGCAATTGCTTGATGACTGACTTCGGTTATGTCAACAGTTTGTTTACAAGTTACATAGTAAATGCAATGGAAGTTAGCGGTGCTGAAAAGAAATCACCGCCAGGTAGCATTCCAAAAAAGTGTTGCCAGCTGCAAGCTGGAGACCTGAATATTACTTCAACCTGGAAAATAGTCAACGATAAATTACTCCACAATACAATTTCTACTACCAGCTTCAAAGAATCGCCTGgaaggtaaaataaattttgtagtaAATTAGCAAACAAAATGCGTAAATGGATACGCATTACACAATACACATTTGACAGTGcatttgaaaagttgaaaacaaCTTATAAGTGAGTACAAGAGTGTTGTGAAACGAGGACTATGATTTAAAAAGGGGAATTGAAGAATACAACGAACTTGTCGCCaatgattaaatttattttcattttcatttgcaCAGAGCAGAACTAGAAGATGTAGTTTCACTGGAAACATGTATAAGACTGGAAGGAAACGTGCATGATAAAAGGGAGCCATGCAACATTGatattaagttaaataatggtaaaaaaatagCGAGGATTGCCATAGTCTCGGAGGCATTTCTAATTGAATTATACAAGCAATTTGGAGAATACGTCAGTACCGCGCATGCGGAATTCATTGATGAATTTGAACAAAGTGCTGTGTATTTTGCAGACATATGCCTGAGTCCACCCACACCTGAAGTTAGCATCAAGGTAACTTTAAATTCAATCtgtaattattcaaacaaattttaaacataATGGTGAAAAGTGTGTGCACTGGTATAAATTGTGTCTATTTTTGTAGTTTGCCAGACTGAAGAATCCTAGCACAGCTATGTGGTTGTATGGAATACGACTTTCCCTTACAGATTCTGAGCCTAGTACAAAGTCTCAAGAATTTGATTACAACGTTATAGGTGAATTGTTGCAAAGTAAAGCCGGATCGTCATCAAAGTCTAATAATTGGGCAAAGaagattttggaaaaatcagAGGCTCCCGTAGAGAATTTAAATCCTGAGCTTGATTCCTTTTATCAAAACTTTATGGGCGTCAATTTAGACTCATCGACGCACATACATTTCCCTCATAGGCAAGACTCTCGAACGACTGCACCTAGGAAACAAAATGTGGAATGTATTGGTGATTCTGCAGATATTCTTGATTCCAACTTCAAAACGTACGTTGACAATAGGCTGAGAGAGATGGAGGAGAGACTCGCACAAAGAATAGacacaataaattataaaacaaacgaaaaactGGATGATATCCTCAAATTACTTAGTAATAGGCAAAATTGAATATTCgcaatgaatttaaaaagtaTGGCAAATCTAACTGGTTCTATTTACCAGAAAAAGGGTAAAAATGTACCAATAGTGAAATGAGTAATTTGTAACTGATTCATCATAGATATATCATTTATCCGATGACTCTAGCTGTGTGTATAGTTATTTATCTAATTAAGTAGGTAGTGTAACATATACTATACAAAGTCTGTACAGTTACTTGATGCAAAGCGTAGTACCATTCACACTTATTTTCAAATCCTTTTTCTACCTGATGTACTTATAAACAGGAGCGAACGGATCAAAGTTAGATGTGAAGATGAGGGTTCATTTTAAATATGATTTTAATAGAACCAATTGTCGTAGGATTAGAAAAACCCGTAGTTCCCACccttaaaatttcatatttctagTCTAAGATTGGCCTGCTTCAGATTTAGGCTTCGTTAATATGAGACACGAGATACATTAgtaatttgatcatttttctattcaaataaaatacaaaacacaGCTGCTTTTCTTCTACCTTGCAACATTGCTGATCAAATTGTCAAACACGTAAGAAAGTGTTCACAGATTCAGatttttgtttgaatattttttcctaaattgCTTCATAGTATTCATTAAAATATATGACACTGTTGAACTACAATATGATAGAATAAGATAGAAATTACATTTCTAAAACACCTGGTATTGAGACTATCTCTATCCAAACTCGagcaaagaatttttcaaacagccATTCAAATAATGCATAATTTCTCATTCATATTTCAGGACAATATTAAGAGTAAGAATATGGAATAGAATATATCCAGCTTCATCAATTTCtttctaattttgaaaatgcctttttgaaacttttcgagataatttaaatagaaaatgtagaatgttattttcaattccatgTAAATCACGATAATGTTATAATTAGATTCAGATATCTTTCAGAAAAATGACCTGGAGCCATCAAGTTTAGGCTATCAATTTCATACTAGAATCAAGGATAAAACATAAATTTACCGTATCGTGCTGAATACAAGTAAACTTCTGATTCTGACTttatttcatgaattattttctgaaTATGATAG contains:
- the LOC124306671 gene encoding uncharacterized protein LOC124306671 isoform X2 yields the protein MEVSGAEKKSPPGSIPKKCCQLQAGDLNITSTWKIVNDKLLHNTISTTSFKESPGRAELEDVVSLETCIRLEGNVHDKREPCNIDIKLNNGKKIARIAIVSEAFLIELYKQFGEYVSTAHAEFIDEFEQSAVYFADICLSPPTPEVSIKFARLKNPSTAMWLYGIRLSLTDSEPSTKSQEFDYNVIGELLQSKAGSSSKSNNWAKKILEKSEAPVENLNPELDSFYQNFMGVNLDSSTHIHFPHRQDSRTTAPRKQNVECIGDSADILDSNFKTYVDNRLREMEERLAQRIDTINYKTNEKLDDILKLLSNRQN
- the LOC124306672 gene encoding phosphoglycerate mutase 1; the encoded protein is MSKYRIVMVRHGESEWNQLNLFCGWFDAGLSEKGKSEAVAAGKALKAEGYTFDVAHTSMLTRAQTTLQAILKEIGQENLPTEKTWRLNERHYGGLTGMNKAETAAKYGEAQVQIWRRSFDTPPPPMEPDHKYYETIVKDPRYAAEPKPEEFPKFESLKLTIERTLPYWNNTIIPQLKEGKKIIIAAHGNSLRGIVKHLDELSNEQIMGLNLPTGIPFVYELDENFKPIVSMKFLGDEETVKAAIAAVAAQGKAK
- the LOC124306671 gene encoding uncharacterized protein LOC124306671 isoform X3 gives rise to the protein MTDFGYVNSLFTSYIVNAMEVSGAEKKSPPGSIPKKCCQLQAGDLNITSTWKIVNDKLLHNTISTTSFKESPGRAELEDVVSLETCIRLEGNVHDKREPCNIDIKLNNDICLSPPTPEVSIKFARLKNPSTAMWLYGIRLSLTDSEPSTKSQEFDYNVIGELLQSKAGSSSKSNNWAKKILEKSEAPVENLNPELDSFYQNFMGVNLDSSTHIHFPHRQDSRTTAPRKQNVECIGDSADILDSNFKTYVDNRLREMEERLAQRIDTINYKTNEKLDDILKLLSNRQN
- the LOC124306674 gene encoding ras-related protein Rab-24-like, which encodes MPKVDLKVVLLGSSNVGKTSLLERFIDDRFNENLPNQSTIGAAFASKEVCVNNIKFTLGIWDTAGSERYQSMTKLYYRGAKAAIVCYDVTNLESWERAKYWVRELRSVEETCVVYLCGTKKDILDEGKTATPDLEIVERYAAGIQCKFYLVSNKTGEKTSELFDEISKDYISDPDNLHSVMEAITLTANSKTDSRCCPID
- the LOC124306671 gene encoding uncharacterized protein LOC124306671 isoform X1 translates to MTDFGYVNSLFTSYIVNAMEVSGAEKKSPPGSIPKKCCQLQAGDLNITSTWKIVNDKLLHNTISTTSFKESPGRAELEDVVSLETCIRLEGNVHDKREPCNIDIKLNNGKKIARIAIVSEAFLIELYKQFGEYVSTAHAEFIDEFEQSAVYFADICLSPPTPEVSIKFARLKNPSTAMWLYGIRLSLTDSEPSTKSQEFDYNVIGELLQSKAGSSSKSNNWAKKILEKSEAPVENLNPELDSFYQNFMGVNLDSSTHIHFPHRQDSRTTAPRKQNVECIGDSADILDSNFKTYVDNRLREMEERLAQRIDTINYKTNEKLDDILKLLSNRQN